Part of the Microcebus murinus isolate Inina chromosome 19, M.murinus_Inina_mat1.0, whole genome shotgun sequence genome, TATTGGAGGGAGCGGGCACGGTGGGCTCTGGACCTCTCAAGTGGTAGTGGACAATGCCTGTATCCCCTGCACCTTACATATCTAGTTTGCATGGTGTTTGAAAGGGAATGGAGGGTACCTCAGTCCAGGATTGgttaagtcaggggtcctcaaactttttaaacagggggccagttcactgtctctcagaccgttggagggctgaactatagtttaaaaaaaaactatgaacaaattcctatgcacactgcacatatcttattttgaaaacaaacaggcaaaaacacccgcatgtggccccgcaggctgtagtttgagggcGCCTGGGTTAAGTGAAGATGGTGTGGAATGTACTGGATGTTTCTTCATGTTTGCTTTTGTCTTTCATCTCTCTTTTATAGAGGCTGATAGTATGCCTGGAAGAGTCTCTGTACATACACAACATCCGGGACATGAAGGTACTGCATACGATCAGAGAAACGCCTCCAAACCCTGCAGGTAAGTTAATTTGTGAAAGGAGAAtcccatttttctgattttgccTTTTAAAGATAGCTATAggtgagagattttttttctctttgtaggtTCCACAGATGAGACAGATTTAAAAACTATTGATCTTAAACCAATCTTCCTTCCTACTAATGCTGGTCTTGTGAACCATATAAACTCATGGGTTTGATCAACCTTCAAGTTTGAGGTTACTGATCAATTCAAACCAAAGCCTTATAATCTGTTCATGATACAGGTATCACCTAGAGTGGTGGTTTAGGGgtacagaactttaaaaaacaaatgcagcAAACAAGGTTGTATCACAGGTATTTTTGATTTCTACAtgctttgttaaataaatgttaagttgTATGTAATAACGaagaaatgtattttgttctCTGGGTATTTAATTCACAGGCTTGTGTGCACTGTCAATAAACAATGACAATTGTTACTTGGCATACCCAGGGAGCGCAACCATCGGAGAGGTGCAGGTCTTCGATACAATTAATTTGGTAAggtttcttttctacttttttttttttttttgagatgaggtttcactctgttgcctgggctagagtacagtggcatcaccataacCTCCAACtccctgagctcaaataatcctcccacctcagcctcccaaatagttgggactactggcatgtaccaccacacccagctaactttttatttatagttttttgtacagacagggtcttggctagttgttgcccaggctagccttgaactcctggcctcgaatAATCCTCTCTATAGCACAGTTTTAGACTAATGACCAAGTGATGGCATGGGTCTCGGGCTCCCGCCCCATGGCACTCATGTTTCATTGGTTTCCGCATTTCAGAGAGCTGCAAACATGATCCCGGCCCATGACAGTCCTTTAGCAGCATTGGCTTTTGATGCCAGTGGAACCAAACTTGCCACTGCTTCTGAGAAGGTGAGTCTGCTGTAGCCCAGGAGAAAACTAGTTTGAAAGTTTCTACAAACTTTTTCAGTTCTGTTCACACAGCCAAGTTTTTATACCAACAAACTCACAGAGAAGCAAAGATCACAACCCACTTGTCAGACGGACAGTGTGCGCCACTGTTAGGGGTGTGCACCACTGTTGGGGGCGTGCACACACACTGTGCAACCAGACCCCTAACACATCTGTGGGGAAATAGAGAAACATACAGAGAAGGTGGAAACACCCTTTGTGACCACGCCCCTCGCCCAGTgtgttttttaattatgaaactaACATGCTATGGTAGAGAACTCAGAAAACAGTGAAACATGTAAAAGAGCAAAGATCTGTTTCTGTTCTCCTGCTGATCTGAATACATTCCAGTAtacttcctttcattcttttcccgctttatttaacaaaattggAATCCTACTATTGGTATAATTTATCTCCTCTTTCACTGtgcataataatttatttctctgagtCAAAAGACACTTTTCAGTGGCTGTACACTGTTCAATTGTGACTTGCGTAAACATCTTCCTTTTGGGATGTTTGTATTCTAATATGTTGCCCAtcttttatgtgtatttctaATTGTTAACATTAGGGATTCTGGTAAGAATTTCTGGGTTAACGGGGCATGTCTTTAAGGCCCTCTGTGCCCATGCAGAGTGGCTGGGCCCTTGGGACACCAGCAGTACCTCACTCTTATCCTCATGTGGTCATTCCCtctttttctgttcctcttttttttttttttttttttggagacagagtcttgctttgttgcccaggctagagtgagcctagctcactgtggcatcagcctagctcacagcaacctcaaactcctgggctcaagcagtcctgctgcctcagcctcccgagtagctgggactacaggcatgtgccaccatgcccggctaatgttttcctatatatattagttggccaattaatttatttctatttatagtagagacgggtctcgctcttgtcaggctggtttcgaactcctgacctcgagcaatccacccacctcggcctcccagagtgctaggattgcaggggcctcccagagtgctaggattacaggcatgagcctgttCCTCTTTTCTTAACACCTTTTGGACCACTCAGGAGTTTTCTTAAATCTGTCCTGCCCTTCCCCTGGGGGTACAAGGAGAGTACCTCATAAAGATCCACCCAAAAGGTTGTCAGGTGTTATGAAGCAGCATGAACCTACGTGTATTCCAgcgagtggaaagaaaaaatttcctacgAGAGCCTGCAGAGTTTGTGCCGCCCATGGAAAAAGGAGCGAATCTAGATacttaaatgtaaattttgtttggtccctcttcatagaggaaaatgttttatgcagTACCATACGTTaaaaaagtactaggaactttaattgtttaatttgtttttgtaacagcacctaaagtgcattatgatctatagttatgatgatttaaataacgTGCGGTTTGCCCAAAAACATGTGGTCCCTGGCGTttgtcttagagatttctatgtgGTACGAAAAGTGTTAAAAGTTCCATCTACTCTTCTTTTGCCACTTGAGAGAGAATCTATTCTCCTGCCTGTATCTTTTCCAAGCAGTGGTCCTGCTCTCCAGGTTCCCACTGAAGAATTTGACTTTGATTTAATTTTGCTTCTACCTGAAATCCTAAAATAGCCTCCTCCCAAGTCACCTCTCCCCTTTAACCTACCAACCAAATCAGGTACAGTAAAAAGTTGGCTCACTTCATTAACTTTCTGACATGGGTCTCTGTTCTGGAATCTCATACCCAAGTTCTTCCAGAATGGTGTTAGCATTACAGATGACTTCTGTGTCGTGAATTACACTGGGTCCTTTACCTTCATTGACTCGTTGCACCCCTATCAGCAAGGAAgatgttttccattttgtgtcGAGGGCCCAGGGTCACCCAGTTGGGCAATGGCAGAGAGGGATTGGACTCCACGCCTGGCTTTGCCTCTGAATATGCTAGACTGCCACAGTCTCACCTTGTCCCTTTCTTTTGCCTTGGAAGTATGTAAGTGGCcatgaatttctatttcttgattaaTTGGAGTCtcactattatattttttattagctcTTACAAAGACCCTAAAACATTGGATGGAATTTCAAGGCCAGTAAAAAtagaatatgtttttttctgGGCTAGAAAGAGCAAACGTGTGATACACTTTTACATGGAATCCTTTTAGTCTGTGGGATTAGAATGTCATGGGCTTCTCATCGTGCTGGGCCCACCCAGGTATATGACTTAATCCTGCTTTCAAGGATCTTCCTGTTGTGCCATGATGAGATAACTCTTAATTAGTACTACACAGTGGATATGCCATTAGAGAACTATATCTAAATCTAGAAGTTTGgggtataaaaaacaaaacctttgcCTTGGTTATTTTTGCGTATGGATGCAGAAAATACTTTATCTCCCTAATTCTCAAGATTACAAACTTAGCAGTTTTGTCCTTCCATCCAGAGAGGACCACTGTCCTTAGAACAGGTTCATTTGAGAAAGTGTTACTTATCTATAGCCAGATTTCTAGTGGCTGTATGAatttgccataatttatttaaacatttcctgGGTGTTCTACATTTAGGTCATCTGccatttttactatttataaacATGTCAGATATTCTTAacagtttttatatttaacaatCCGAATCTTCTAAAAGTTGTATGGTGTGAGGTTTAAATAATCTTTCCTACCTTGCATATTTGAAATGCTACCTGTTTTATTTAAGGTTTTCTGTCCTATTTCTTAAGCTATTTGAATACTATCACTTAATAGTAGTCTTTTAATATTCAGGTGTTGTAAGTCctattcattcttattttcttggcttttgtCTCACTTACTCTTCCAGAGATTTGTGTCCTGTCTCACCATCCACAGAGCCCCACTGACTTACCTGGGGGAAGGAAATGGGGTGGTGGGGAAAGTTGGCACCTTCAGGATGCTTCATTTCAAAGCAAGGAAATGCAtgtctttacattttcttttgtcttgatCAATGTTTTCTTATACATCTTAGCATTTTGTAAGTGTAGATTTACTCCTTTTAAGGCAATTAAGTCATTTCCAGCTAATCAGATCTCTTGATCAGTAACTCAATTTAAAGTGGCGGAAAAGGAGCTCAGAGGGCACGGGAACTGCCCAGACCGTGGAGCCCAGCAGTGCTTCACACTGTGCGGGGCTCAGAcgcaggtttttatttttagtagtttaaACTGTCATATTCCACATTTGCCCTCAGGACTGTTAGTGTTTAGAATAAGTAGTAAGTTAAAATAGGTTGTTCGAAAGAAGAGTTAATAATAATGGGACAAGAAACGTTTTATATGCCTGTGGCACACAGCGTGGTGATAGTATGCAGGAGACCCCCTGGGGAGCTTAGCACAAAGGACAGGGCCTCAGGGTTCCCTACTGACCCAGCACACAGCTCATTTGTGGTCTGAGGtgtaagaaatagaaaagtcTATTTTACTCagctaaaataatgttttttctttctctgtcacagGGGACCGTGATTAGGGTATTTTCCATTCCAGAGGGACAGAAACTCTTTGAGTTCCGGAGAGGCGTTAAGAGGTAAGGTACAGAAATCTCCAGAATTGATTCTGGAggttatatttgtattttagttttatattgtcTGGGAACAAACAGAGGGAACttaaagaaacagagggaaaatTCCAGTTAAATACAAAAGCATTTTCAACCCAGTGGATTACCAAGTGAGATTTTGTAGTCAGTCTTATCATAGGagttaaagaacatttttataaaggcAAACTAGATTTCTGTTTGTCTCTTACCCCACCTGAGCACAGTGGTGGCCAGATATCCCACGGGTTTGGAGAAACTGGAGTTACCAGGCCAGGCCCCGGGGCCATGTGGCTCCTCAGGCTGAGGAGCCACATGGGTTACAACCTAACGCCCTCCCTGGTCAGCACGCTCCTCTCCTTGCCCTCTACTCTGAGATCCTGCACCTAGCTTGCACCTCACCCCCAGCGGCTTTGGCTCTTCTTTTAAAACCCCAGAAGTCACGGTCTGGAGTCCCCCATCCGGTCTGCAGCCCTGCCGCCTCTGTGCCTAGCGCTCCCTTCCTCACTCCTGCTCCGGAGGTAGTAAAGTCCCTCCACATGGAATAGAACAGGTGGGGACTTGAGCTCTAGAGCCAGGGCCTCAGTCAGGTCCCTGGGCTGCCACTTGTGGCTGTGTGTCCTCACAGTCAGTAGCACTCCACCTCAGGGTCTCTAGTTCCTCACCGCAGCTGGAATGGACGTTGTAGCAGTGCCTCCCTCGAGGTCAGGCACAGAGGAGGGCTTGGCTCAGGAAGTGTGTGTTCAGTAACTTGTAGCGCCTCCACCCACCGCCCCACCCCAAACTCTCGGGGACTCTCCCACTGtctattttcttcactttccttTGTGGGATCATCCTCTTGGATGCAGCAGACCTGCCTTTGTGTCCCAAAATGCCGCAGCCTCTAGTCACTGCCCTGCTCCCAGTTTCCCTTGCTGCTTTCGTTCAGCTCCCTCCTGCATCTGGTCCGCCCTGGAGCCTCACCTCACCCCTCACCCTTCCAAAccctgtgtgctgtgtgtgctgcgGACTACAAGCCTGGCTGCCTCGCCCCGGCTTCTCTCCATTGTGGACCCATGGTTCTTCCCACTGAACACTGGGTACCTCAGACCACCCCCGGCTGTCACGTGCCCCCATCCACTTATTGCCCTCTCTTTCCTCTAGTTGGTCAGTGTCACCACTGGCCACCTCCCCTGTGCCCAGGCCAGAGGGACCCTGCCTtgcttccctcctcccatctaTGCATCCAGTTGGTGCCGATGGTGTCTCTGCTCCCTGTGcactgccctccctgcccacatCACCGTCTGACCTCATGCCCTCCCTGTCTTCCTGTAGGCAGGCCATTCTTCAGCATGAACCCAGGCTGTGCTTTGAAGACATAAATACAATGAGATCACATCCCACCTAACGTCTGGTACTGCCCTCCTGCTGCCTGCGGGGTTCACTCCAGACCCCTCGCGTGGTTCACAGGCCTTCCAGCATCTGACCTTTCTTTCcagccttgttttattttactgtcCCTGCTGTTTCCCATTCTAGCCATGCTGTACGTTCAGTTCCTCAGAAGAACACGTCTCTTTTCTTCACTGGGGTGGTGCAGCAACTGTGTCCTGTGCTTGGGGCATGTGTCTGGTGGCCTGGCCAGCTTCTCTAAACCCTTTGAGCCTGAGTCCAGCACCTCTCTCAGGGAGGCCACTCCTGAACCCCGTCACACTTCTCAGGACTCCTTTGCTCCTGGCAGATGTGATAGCTGCGCCCCCACATGGACACCACGCACTGTGCTCCCTCAGGGCAGGAGCCATTCCTGTCTAATTTATCCCCGGAGCTCAAGTGCAACGCTGAGTATGTTGTAAACACTCAGTAAGTGTTTATTGAAGAATGAAACCCTTTACTGTAATTGACAAGGCTAAAAGTCTCTGTATTTTTAGGGCTATCAGGAAATTCACGTTCTTTTGATGGCTTTGGGATTTTTACAGTGATTGTTTTTAAGATACTCTAGGCCGGgagcagtggttcacacctataatcctagcactttgggcggccaaggcaggaggattgcttaagcccaggagttcaaggctgcaatgagctaggatgatggcactacactccagcctgagtgacagagtaatcccctgtctcaaaaaatatatatatatatgtatacacacacacacacactgtagaGACTTAGCATGTTGAAAGTTTTGCTCTATTCTTAAACATTATCAAGGTTACTGATTTGCCTGCTGACATGGTAAAAATTgctgtaatttaaatttaaattattaggTTTTCTTTTACTAGCCTTAGGGCTGTAAATCCATCCTAATTCAGCTGAAAATAGATTAATGAAATCTTGATTCCCTTTGTTATTTGGGTTGGCAAAGAAAATTGACTGTTTAAGGATATATTAAAGAACTGCTTCTACTTGATATTACCTTTCAAACATTTTCCTCTCAAGAAAATTTGAGAAGATGGCTAGGGAGTAATAAAAAGTATCAGAGACCCAGGTATGCCCGTGATGAGAGCTTTTCTTCCCGATCCCTTCAGTTAAAAATGCCTGGAGAAATGTGACTAGTTGTCACCAGTGTTCACAGGTGACaacagaagcccaggcctcctctCACATGCATTGTCTCCGCAGGTGTGTGAGCATCTGCTCGCTGGCCTTCAGCATGGACGGCATGTTCCTCTCTGCATCCAGCAACACTGAGACTGTGCACATCTTCAAACTTGAGACTGTGAAAGAAAAGTGAGTTACAAAGATacgtttgtttaaaaaaatacaagacacTTTGTTCCCGCTTACTGACTGGATGAAAACATAAGCACAGAACTGTCCTGCTCTGTGGCGTTTGCCAGTGAAGACCCTGGCTGGCCATCCGAGCGCTGCCAGAGCCAGGCTGGGCAGTGAGACATTGTCCCCACCCGTCAGCACACTGGAGGATGAGGCGTAGCATGAAGGGTCCAGGTAGACATCTTCCAGTCAGTGCAAACATCCCCTTTTCACACTTCCTTCAAAACAAAAGCATTAGACTACCCTCTGGAATGAGTGCTGGGTCTCTAACCTGCCCATCTGTGAGCACAGAAATGGGGCCAGTTCCACTTTCAAAGTAGTTGGTTGTATATTACTGCAGAGAATATGTGTGGTGAATGGGGGtctgtatttttctctcaaattttaaaaagagcatgcATTAGGATCAGTACAGTTTATAATGTACCTTACTCAAAGGAGTATTTATGATAACAAAACATACAAAGGTGAACAACAACAGAAATGGGCCATGGGAAGAGAATAATTTGGGTTTTGTACTCAAGGCTCATGGAGACTTCCTGCTAGGAAGATCTGGCGGTGGTCACCAGTTAGGCCCTAGATGTCCTCATGCTCGCTGCGAGGGGTGGCCTGGTGACCTGCCATAATGCACCCCCAGAGGAGCAGAAGGAGcctgcctctccccctccctgaCCGTCCTCTAATTCTTTCCAGGGCTGCCCCATAGGGCCCTGAGGCCTTGGGCAGCACTGTGTTCTCACCAACCCTGTTTTTTCCTGTGAAATGTGGAGAATCTGGCCTCAGGTCCCAGAGCTGTTTGTCTGTGTATGGGTGGCACATGGTAATGCTCACAGGGCAGAATCCACTTTCACGTGTCTGGCATGTTTCCTTCTAGACCCCTGGAGGAACCCACCACCTGGACCGGGTACTTCGGGAAGATGCTCATGGCATCCACCAGCTACCTGCCTTCTCAAGTGACAGAAATGTTCAACCAGGGTAGAGCCTTTGCCACAGTCCGCCTGCCCTTCTGTGGCCACAAAAACATCTGTGCACTGGCCACGTGAGTAGAGACAGGcgcccctccttcccctctgccctgtgTTCGTCCAGATGGGTTGCTAGATCAGGGTGGCTTGTTGCAGAGCATGGAGACGACGGTTTGTGGTCCCGAGCACAGCTTCCAAATGCACGTGACGTTCTTGGGACTTCATTGGGATTGTCTGAAGTGTCACTGTCTGGAAAaatattgtctttaaaaattcagtgaTAGCATATCTTTGTGATTCCATGAATCTTGTAAACATTTTTCCACCCTTGTTATCGGACTAGCATAATCGGAAAAGTTCTATGAATACACCTACCCTTGGTCAGAGAAACCACTAAACCATCGTTTCTGCCCTGTTCTCCTCTAGGACCTGGTGCTCGTTCACACCAAGTACCTCCTTGGCCCTGACGTTTGAGCCCCCATAATGCAGCAGTGCGTGTGGTCTTTGCTTTTAGATGTAGATCATGCATCAAATTCATGACCCTAAATTAGCGCTCattttggtggggttttttcccTAGATCTTCTCAAGGTGCAGCTGCTAGTTTAAGAAGATGGTTTTGTGAAAGTTGTGATCTGTCATTTTGTTGCTTTTCATTCTCGCTAGAATTCAAAAGATTCCCCGGCTGCTGGTGGGGGCCGCTGACGGGTACCTGTACATGTACAATCTGGACCCCCAGGAGGGGGGTGAGTGTGCCCTCATGAAGCAGCACCGGTGAGTCTGACGCCGGGCCCCCCTTCTCCCTGCATCTCCTCTGAGCCGCCCTCAGGCTGTGCGTTGCATTTCCTTGAAAGCCCATGACGTAAGGTGGCAGAATAAGTGCCCAGATAAAACTGACTGCCCCTGCCTTGGTACTTTTACAATCTGGGTGGAAGtgggaagtgattttttttttcaaaggtaaATTCTATTTATGATCTTctatcttaaaaatgaaagaagagtaCCTCACCAGGTGTGACTTTCTTTATCAGACTTTCCATGTAAAAATAAGAACAGGCCACGTGCCGTGGCTCACacgtataatcccagcactctgggaggctgaggcaggaggatcacttgagccctggagttcgtgaccagcctgagcaacagtaagaccccatctctacgacaaatcaaaaaaattatctggatgtggtggcatatacctataatctcagctactcaggaggctgaggcaggaggatcgcttgaccccaggagttggggattgcagtgagctgtgatgatggcactgcactccagcctgggtgacagaatgggaccctgtctcaaaaaaaaaaaaaaaagtgaacaaattCAGGAGGAGATGATTGTAAAGTGGCCACAGTGTTACGAACACTCAGGGTCCTGTCTTGGGCCCGTTGCCTGTGCTGCTGCAGATGTGGCACTGTGACTGCACTCACGGCTGGCCTCTCTGGAAACACTAAGtcgtgtttttgtttttctctcctttccccaggtTGGACGGCAGTATGGAGACGGCCAGTGAAATCTTAGACTCTGCCTCTCACGACTGCCCCTTAGTAACTCAGACATACAGCACAGCTGTAGCAAAAGGTACTTACGTGCCTTCGTCTCCGACAAGACTTGGTAAGGGGCATGACACAAACCTCGAAGGTAATTAAAGCTGCCACCTCCCATAGGGTGCTCTCGCTTTGCTTTCCCTGGAGCTGCCCTTCCCACTTTTCACTGGGAAAGGGAGGCGATGGTTCTGGGGACAGGCGGGTTTTTGTAAGTGGGGTTTCCAAGGCCTTCGAAGACTgagttcattttattcatttttgaacaAAAATGGTTACCATGGCTCAGATGACTTTTCACATGAACTGAGGCCTAACTTGCCCCCTCTCAGCTAAAATATTCCCTTAAAAAGCACTGCCAGGCATTTGGCACGggtcttttcctccctccttttcatCGTGCAGCAGATCTGTACTGAATGCACCCCTCTGGGCCAGGCCCCTTTGGGGCATGAGGGCTGCAGTGTGAACGGGGCTCCCTCCGCTGCAGAAGCTGACCAGGCAGCACACGGTTCTGGGGTCATCTCCTCCCTACGAACAGCCTCTCAGAGTAACCGAGTTGAGCTCCAGCGGGGAGCGCCTGCACGTTCCCCTTGGTCTTTCCCGATGACAGTGCTTCCCTGAACTGAAAGTGCTATGTCTGTCTCCGGCATTATTTTTTGAGCGTCCTATGTAACCAGTTTGAGAATGACTTTCATGCTCCCTGTTCACTAGAGTTTGCAGCCCGTCCATTAGGACGCCTGTTTACTGTGCAGGTAGCATTCTGACATTtatgaattttggaaaataaatgacttCATCTTGAGCTGCCTACGGCTGCAAAGACCTTATTAGtcataaaagcaattaaaattcagaatatcTTAATGTGGGCTGCATTTATAAACATAGACTGTTGTCCCCAAAGTTCAGTTAATGCCTGTGTCACTGGGATTCATAGCGTGTCCCAGCCCTCACAGGATGACTCGTGGTCTCTTTGCAGCCTACACGGATGACCTGGGTGCCGTGGGCGGCGCTTGTCTGGAGGATGAGGCCAGCGCCCTGCGCCTGGACGAGGACAGCGAGCACCCTCCCATGATCCTTCGGACTGACTGAACCTGACCTGTGACCTCTgaccctggaagcagagaacactGGCTTGACAGAGGACTTTGTGCATTGCTGCTACGAACTTTGACCTGAATTGGGGAGAGGATGgcagagactttaaaaaaaagattgtagtGGTAGTCTAACTCCTCCATTCTGTTGAGAAAATACATCGTTTTCACTTCAGTGGCTTTTAATCCTGCTtatgaattttagatttttgtttgttctctctttttgCCAAAATTTAACTGTTTGGTGAAGCCCTCAAAATCTCCTTGCTTTGCATGCATGAATGTGCCAAGCCAGCATAGGAGAGCTAGAAGCCACTTCATAACAAACTGcaattgtttggtttttgttacCTGTACATAGTGACCGTGTGTGTAAGGAAACCGTGGCATGGTGCAGAGTGGTTCTGGTTGTCAAGGCTGGTTCTGCAGTGACAGGTCCAAGGGCTGCCCGCTTGGGGCTCACCGGTGTGCTGGGCAGACATCGGCCTCAGACAATGGTCCTCTTTCCCCAGAGCCCCACTGGACCATTTTCCTCCGTTTTATTTTGTTAACTAAATTCTTTCCAAATTGGATTATTCTGGGATTTCTTCCATGGTGGAGTTTTGTTTATGATCTTGTTTTCCATATGGATATTGGAAGAGAGAGAGGTTGTTTCTGATATTAAAAACCTTTCATTCTGACAGCAGGTGAACTTGAAAGATTACTTGGACTCCTTGAAGCAAAGGAAAGTGATTCATTTGTATAATTAAATTATCTGTTCTTCTACTTTACTCTTCTTGTGGAAtaactgtgtgattttttttttttaattgttgtttaaGAGGAAAGTTTGTAGCTACTCTTATGCCCAAGAAAGCACAGAATACAAATGTGAAGGGTATCTGAATCGTCCTCCCCCTGAGCTCCACTGTCTGTCGGGGGCTCTTCTTCCCTGTGTCGGGAATGGTAGCCATAGCTAGCAGCACGGGAGAGAAGGCGGCTCTGGACACCTACTGGGCCAGGGGACATGtgccttttctattttaatcttaGCAAATTTGTTCAGCAAAGTGATGAGAGATTGTGGTTGCAAGTTTCAGTATTTGCCTAgcttcccttttcatttttacaGAATTAAAACAACCTCAAATACCTCAAACTCTGCATTCCAAACCAAGACGTATAGCAGTTAAAGTTTTGAGGGCATTTGAGTGGAGTTAATGGCGTGAAAGATCATTTTACAGTCTTTGCAGTAGTCTTCGGAGTGGTGAAAGTTAAGGATAGAAGTAAAAGGGCAGAAATACTGTCTTGGCCCTGCCTTTTCAGGTTCTCGGGTTTTGAACAGAGGAGGACGAGGGACGCCTGCTTTCAGGCCGTAGCAGTTGAGTAGCTTCCATGGGGAGTTGTCAGCTTGACTTTTCATGGCTGTGACGCTCCTGATGTTCCTGGGCTGGTCAAGTGGCTTTACAGTAGGCTCTGAACGCTGGGGTGCGTGGGTCCTCAGGCGTCCCTGGAGGAGCTGGCATATAGGCAGAGAGTGCATTCGCCAGGCAGACGTGAACGGTGGGGCTGGTGAACTTAAAAGCTCTCGTATGTCTGTCATGGCTCCTCTGCGAGTGGAATGCCAGTGACATAGTCTGATGCAGTGGCC contains:
- the WIPI2 gene encoding WD repeat domain phosphoinositide-interacting protein 2 isoform X1, with translation MNLASQSGEAGAGQLLFANFNQDNTPVKRAPRAAGPRRPRVYWSLAVGSKSGYKFFSLSSVDKLEQIYECTDTEDVCIVERLFSSSLVAIVSLKAPRKLKVCHFKKGTEICNYSYSNTILAVKLNRQRLIVCLEESLYIHNIRDMKVLHTIRETPPNPAGLCALSINNDNCYLAYPGSATIGEVQVFDTINLRAANMIPAHDSPLAALAFDASGTKLATASEKGTVIRVFSIPEGQKLFEFRRGVKRCVSICSLAFSMDGMFLSASSNTETVHIFKLETVKEKPLEEPTTWTGYFGKMLMASTSYLPSQVTEMFNQGRAFATVRLPFCGHKNICALATIQKIPRLLVGAADGYLYMYNLDPQEGGECALMKQHRLDGSMETASEILDSASHDCPLVTQTYSTAVAKGTYVPSSPTRLGKGHDTNLEAYTDDLGAVGGACLEDEASALRLDEDSEHPPMILRTD
- the WIPI2 gene encoding WD repeat domain phosphoinositide-interacting protein 2 isoform X2, producing MNLASQSGEAGAGQLLFANFNQDNTPVKRAPRAAGPRRPRVYWSLAVGSKSGYKFFSLSSVDKLEQIYECTDTEDVCIVERLFSSSLVAIVSLKAPRKLKVCHFKKGTEICNYSYSNTILAVKLNRQRLIVCLEESLYIHNIRDMKVLHTIRETPPNPAGLCALSINNDNCYLAYPGSATIGEVQVFDTINLRAANMIPAHDSPLAALAFDASGTKLATASEKGTVIRVFSIPEGQKLFEFRRGVKRCVSICSLAFSMDGMFLSASSNTETVHIFKLETVKEKPLEEPTTWTGYFGKMLMASTSYLPSQVTEMFNQGRAFATVRLPFCGHKNICALATIQKIPRLLVGAADGYLYMYNLDPQEGGECALMKQHRLDGSMETASEILDSASHDCPLVTQTYSTAVAKGTYVPSSPTRLAYTDDLGAVGGACLEDEASALRLDEDSEHPPMILRTD
- the WIPI2 gene encoding WD repeat domain phosphoinositide-interacting protein 2 isoform X4 yields the protein MNLASQSGEAGAGQLLFANFNQDNTSLAVGSKSGYKFFSLSSVDKLEQIYECTDTEDVCIVERLFSSSLVAIVSLKAPRKLKVCHFKKGTEICNYSYSNTILAVKLNRQRLIVCLEESLYIHNIRDMKVLHTIRETPPNPAGLCALSINNDNCYLAYPGSATIGEVQVFDTINLRAANMIPAHDSPLAALAFDASGTKLATASEKGTVIRVFSIPEGQKLFEFRRGVKRCVSICSLAFSMDGMFLSASSNTETVHIFKLETVKEKPLEEPTTWTGYFGKMLMASTSYLPSQVTEMFNQGRAFATVRLPFCGHKNICALATIQKIPRLLVGAADGYLYMYNLDPQEGGECALMKQHRLDGSMETASEILDSASHDCPLVTQTYSTAVAKGTYVPSSPTRLAYTDDLGAVGGACLEDEASALRLDEDSEHPPMILRTD
- the WIPI2 gene encoding WD repeat domain phosphoinositide-interacting protein 2 isoform X3; this encodes MNLASQSGEAGAGQLLFANFNQDNTSLAVGSKSGYKFFSLSSVDKLEQIYECTDTEDVCIVERLFSSSLVAIVSLKAPRKLKVCHFKKGTEICNYSYSNTILAVKLNRQRLIVCLEESLYIHNIRDMKVLHTIRETPPNPAGLCALSINNDNCYLAYPGSATIGEVQVFDTINLRAANMIPAHDSPLAALAFDASGTKLATASEKGTVIRVFSIPEGQKLFEFRRGVKRCVSICSLAFSMDGMFLSASSNTETVHIFKLETVKEKPLEEPTTWTGYFGKMLMASTSYLPSQVTEMFNQGRAFATVRLPFCGHKNICALATIQKIPRLLVGAADGYLYMYNLDPQEGGECALMKQHRLDGSMETASEILDSASHDCPLVTQTYSTAVAKGTYVPSSPTRLGKGHDTNLEAYTDDLGAVGGACLEDEASALRLDEDSEHPPMILRTD